Part of the Nothobranchius furzeri strain GRZ-AD chromosome 2, NfurGRZ-RIMD1, whole genome shotgun sequence genome, CTCTAGTCTGTTCAAACTCAAATCCTAGGTCTCTTTTTTCTCTTAACAATGTTACCCGCCCCCAGACTCACTTCCTTCTTTCTTTTACTCTGTTGATTTCTGTAATTCAATTTCGTCTTTTTTCGATCAAAAAACCTCCACTATCCACCAACAGCTGGACACCAAACAATCTACTTCCTTTCCAATAGAACTCCATCTTTCCTCTCTGTCTCCCATTTATCCTCTTTCAGCTTTTTCGATTCCCTCCATCACTGATATTTCTGACCTGATTCACAAGTCCAAACCCTCCACCTGCAGACTTGACCCTCTTCCCACTTCTCTCGTCAAAGCCGGTCTCCCTTCCTTACTCCCTTTAATCTCATCTATAATCTATTCTTCTCTCACAACTGGCTCTGTTCCCTCAGCATTCAAAACAGCTTCTGTCACACCTATTCTAAAAAAGCCTGGCTCTGATCCCAATAACTTCAATAACCTTCGACCAATCTCTAATCTACCTTTCATCTCTAAAATCCTTGAGAAAGTTGTTGCTTCTCAGCTCATCTCCCACCTCAATCATAACAACCTTTTTGAAcagttccagtctggttttcgccctcgacacagcacagaaacagttcGTTAAAATCACAAATGACCTTCTCATGGCAGCTGACTCCGATTTTCTTTCTCTACTCATCCTTCTTGATCTTTTTGCAGCTTTCAACACCATCTCTCACTCAACCCTTCTTAACCGGTTAGCTTCTCTTGGTATCACTCACACTGCTCTCGCCTGGTTCTCCTCCTATCTCACTGGCCGATTTCAGTCTGTTCAATTAAAATCCTTTTCTTCTCACCCTGTTGCGGTTTCTGCCGGTGtttcccagggctctgtccttggaccTCTCTTATTTATCATCTACATTCTTCCACTTGGCCATATCTTTcgcaaatacaagataaatttccacatctacgcagatgacaCTCAAATCTATATCTCCTCTCAGCCCGATGCTATCTTCCCTCCAGTCTCCCTATCCACCTGTCTCCTTGAGATACAATCGTGGTTCTCTTCAAACTTCCTGAAACTCAACAGCAATAAAACCGAAATTCTACTCATAGGCAAACCCTCCACGCTGAACATATCCCCCAGCATATCAGTTAACATAGATAAttcctccatccttccttccccCCATGTAAAGAGTCTTGGAGTCATCCTTGACAGCACTTTATCATTCAAAGCCCACATCAACAACATCATTTGCTCAGCCTACTTTCATTTACGCAACATCAACCGACTCCGTCCCTCTCTCACTCCTCATGCTACAGCCATCCTTGTACACAGCCTAGTCACTTCTAGgactgactactgtaactctctcctttttggTCTCCCCTATAAATCCCTCCATCGGCTCcaacttgtccaaaatgctgctgcacggATCATCACTCGTACCCCCTATAGATATCACATCAGCCCTGTTCTTCAGCGTCTCCACTGGCTGCCTACTGAACACAGAATCTCATTCAAAATCCTGCTTCTCACCTACAAACGTATCCACTGTCTCACCCCTCCTTACCTCTCCGATCTCATCCATGTTGCTGTCCCATCTCGCTCCCTCAGGTCTTCCTCTGCCATTCACCTTGTGGTTCCTCCTGCTCATCTCCTCACCATTGGAAACAGAGCTTTCAGTCGCTCCACTCCTCgattctggaactcacttcctcctgacattCGAAACACTGACTCCCTCCTCtcattcaaatccaaactcaaaactcacctgttcaacctgGCTTACACTCTCTAGCCCACAAACCCTTTACTCTGTAATTTATATCATACTTTTTGTAATTCTATTGTTTAAATTaccttattcttatttgtgtgtaagttttaacatgttttgtgaggtgaccttgggttttgaaaggcgcctataaattaaatgcattattattattattattattattaacaccgTAGCTAATGTGGGATTCAAGAAACTTGTCGAGACTTTAGATAAAAGGTACGACTTGCCATCTCGAAATCATTTCAGTCGAGTGTGTCTCCCAGCTCTTTATGAGTGTCACCAGGGCGTTCTAAAGGACCTTGCTAATGCTAAATATTTCGTCACCACTACCGACCTGTGGTCAAGCCAAACAATGGAACCGTATATAAGCCTCACGGTTCATTTTATAGATGCCGATTTCAACATGGAAACTAGATGTCTACAGACGTCTTATTTCCCAGAGGATCACACAGGGCAGAACATCGCTGCTGGACTGAGACAAGCGATAGCTGCTTGGAACCTAGATGAGGGGAAACTCATCTGCATGACCACAGACAACGCCCGCAACGTAACACTGGCTGCTCAACTCAACGGCTGGATGAGGCTTCAGTGCTTCGGACACAGACTCCATTTGGCCATAGGTAAGCTGGATATGATTTACGGATGTAATTGTTAGAATTTAATGACAAATTACCATACAGTGTTTGCAACCTCAGGCTATGCATGTCTAAAAAAACCTTTATGAAAATGCAGAGGCCATCacatttttattgtttaattGTTTACAGTCATTACCTACCTTTTATTTTTCCCACATAAGTTTGATATTTGAGATTTTGATTCATGAGTGATATAACTTGCTTTGACATTTGATTCATTCTTTAACTAAAGGCCAGTAGTTTAAGTAGGTGGAAAAGAGTTCTTTATATTtagtctgtttatttttatacagtgTATTTTTGTACTTTTCAGTTGAACTTTGTATCTCAAGACAAAGTTACTGTTTGTTTagtaatttatttattcaaaatgaatcCGTTATGAATTAATTATATGAATGAATACGTAATCTGAAAGATAttctttctctctcacacacacaaatgataGTCCTATCTGTGGATTggattatatatatacattataacaaataaattaaaattaataTCTTAACAGAATGTTCTTTTTTTCCCAATCACAGAGAGAGCCATGAAAGATGCTAGGATTGATCGGGCAATTGGGGTCTGCAAGAAGGTGTTCAGCACCTTCTCCTACAGTTGGAAAAAGAAGAAGGAGCTGGCCAAGGCGCAGAAGGCCCTGAGTCTGCCTGAACACTCACTAAAGACTGAGTGTCCAACAAGATGGGGTTCGAGTCATGCAATGGTTTCCAGAGTCCTCGAGCAGCAGAAGGCTATTGCCCAGGTCCTCTCTCAAGACAGGGGAACCCGGCACTTCATCCCCACATGGCAGGACATtgatgtccttgagcaagaccctGGGCCCTCTGGTTGATTTCACCGATGCTCTTTCTGGTGAAAAATATGTGAGTGTGTCCTTGGTGAAACCATCACTACATCTCTTCAATAAGTCAATCCTGGCAGACCAAAATGATGACACAGATCTTtccaaatcaatcaagaaaaaaaTTCTGGACAACCTAAATGAAAAATACAATGACCCACCAACCCAGGAGCTGCTAGACATTGCCACTGCCCTAAACCCGAGGTTCAAGATGAAGTACAGCAGTGAAGTCAGCCAGGAGTCAGTGAAAGCGAGATTGACAAGAGAGATGAAGGA contains:
- the LOC129156798 gene encoding E3 SUMO-protein ligase ZBED1-like yields the protein MQWFPESSSSRRLLPRSSLKTGEPGTSSPHGRTLMSLSKTLGPLVDFTDALSGEKYVSVSLVKPSLHLFNKSILADQNDDTDLSKSIKKKILDNLNEKYNDPPTQELLDIATALNPRFKMKYSSEVSQESVKARLTREMKEMTETPVMQMPAESDDPKEAKKKRRKKGLGSFFKVPEDTSPGGAGPALHPDEAIASRRGHTGRGSAAKRCKNGTAFIRRPC